A part of Sebastes umbrosus isolate fSebUmb1 chromosome 21, fSebUmb1.pri, whole genome shotgun sequence genomic DNA contains:
- the ctdspla gene encoding CTD (carboxy-terminal domain, RNA polymerase II, polypeptide A) small phosphatase-like a isoform X5 gives MDNTSIITQVANPKEEESISSSQDKVSQSNSSLKKHRSRSIFSPFFCCFRNYNDYHVEPPPANNKALALPPPPEENGSPPKPPAKFLLQEVSIADYGKNCVVIDLDETLVHSSFKPISNADFIVPVEIDGTVHQVYVLKRPHVDEFLQKMGELYECVLFTASLAKYADPVADLLDQWGVFRARLFRESCVFHRGNYVKDLSRLGRELSKVIIIDNSPASYIFHPENAVPVQSWFDDMTDTELLDLIPLFEGLSTEEDVYSLLQSLRNR, from the exons TCTCCCAGTCCAACAGCAGCCTAAAGAAGCATCGCAGTCGGAGCATTTTCAGCCCCTTCTTCTGCTGCTTCCGCAACTACAATGACTACCACGTGGAGCCACCACCCGCCAACAACAAGGCACTCGCTCTGCCCCCGCCGCCAGAGGAGAACGGCAGTCCTCCCAAG CCTCCAGCCAAGTTCCTCCTGCAGGAGGTCAGTATCGCTGACTACGGCAAGAACTGTGTGGTGATCGACCTGGACGAGACCCTCGTGCACAGCTCCTTCAAG CCCATCAGCAATGCAGACTTCATCGTTCCAGTGGAGATTGATGGGACTGTTCATCAG GTGTACGTGCTGAAGAGGCCCCACGTGGACGAGTTCCTCCAGAAGATGGGGGAGCTCTACGAATGCGTTCTCTTCACAGCGAGCTTAGCCAAG TACGCTGACCCTGTGGCAGACCTGCTGGACCAGTGGGGGGTGTTTCGCGCCCGGCTCTTCAGGGAATCCTGTGTTTTCCACAGAGGAAACTACGTCAAAGACCTCAGCCGGCTGGGCCGAGAGCTCAGTAAAGTCATCATCATAGACAACTCACCTGCCTCCTACATCTTCCACCCTGAGAACGCA GTCCCAGTGCAGTCCTGGTTTGACGACATGACGGACACGGAGCTGCTGGACCTGATCCCTCTGTTTGAGGGCCTTAGTACAGAGGAGGACGTTTACAGTCTGTTACAGAGCCTGAGGAACAGGTAG
- the ctdspla gene encoding CTD (carboxy-terminal domain, RNA polymerase II, polypeptide A) small phosphatase-like a isoform X4 has product MKITLDKTTCLMLGLGDMAKIFYPVKVSQSNSSLKKHRSRSIFSPFFCCFRNYNDYHVEPPPANNKALALPPPPEENGSPPKPPAKFLLQEVSIADYGKNCVVIDLDETLVHSSFKPISNADFIVPVEIDGTVHQVYVLKRPHVDEFLQKMGELYECVLFTASLAKYADPVADLLDQWGVFRARLFRESCVFHRGNYVKDLSRLGRELSKVIIIDNSPASYIFHPENAVPVQSWFDDMTDTELLDLIPLFEGLSTEEDVYSLLQSLRNR; this is encoded by the exons TCTCCCAGTCCAACAGCAGCCTAAAGAAGCATCGCAGTCGGAGCATTTTCAGCCCCTTCTTCTGCTGCTTCCGCAACTACAATGACTACCACGTGGAGCCACCACCCGCCAACAACAAGGCACTCGCTCTGCCCCCGCCGCCAGAGGAGAACGGCAGTCCTCCCAAG CCTCCAGCCAAGTTCCTCCTGCAGGAGGTCAGTATCGCTGACTACGGCAAGAACTGTGTGGTGATCGACCTGGACGAGACCCTCGTGCACAGCTCCTTCAAG CCCATCAGCAATGCAGACTTCATCGTTCCAGTGGAGATTGATGGGACTGTTCATCAG GTGTACGTGCTGAAGAGGCCCCACGTGGACGAGTTCCTCCAGAAGATGGGGGAGCTCTACGAATGCGTTCTCTTCACAGCGAGCTTAGCCAAG TACGCTGACCCTGTGGCAGACCTGCTGGACCAGTGGGGGGTGTTTCGCGCCCGGCTCTTCAGGGAATCCTGTGTTTTCCACAGAGGAAACTACGTCAAAGACCTCAGCCGGCTGGGCCGAGAGCTCAGTAAAGTCATCATCATAGACAACTCACCTGCCTCCTACATCTTCCACCCTGAGAACGCA GTCCCAGTGCAGTCCTGGTTTGACGACATGACGGACACGGAGCTGCTGGACCTGATCCCTCTGTTTGAGGGCCTTAGTACAGAGGAGGACGTTTACAGTCTGTTACAGAGCCTGAGGAACAGGTAG
- the ctdspla gene encoding CTD (carboxy-terminal domain, RNA polymerase II, polypeptide A) small phosphatase-like a isoform X1 produces the protein MKITLDKTTCLMLGLGDMAKIFYPVKVSQSNSSLKKHRSRSIFSPFFCCFRNYNDYHVEPPPANNKALALPPPPEENGSPPKCDQVQVIPIPSPPAKFLLQEVSIADYGKNCVVIDLDETLVHSSFKPISNADFIVPVEIDGTVHQVYVLKRPHVDEFLQKMGELYECVLFTASLAKYADPVADLLDQWGVFRARLFRESCVFHRGNYVKDLSRLGRELSKVIIIDNSPASYIFHPENAVPVQSWFDDMTDTELLDLIPLFEGLSTEEDVYSLLQSLRNR, from the exons TCTCCCAGTCCAACAGCAGCCTAAAGAAGCATCGCAGTCGGAGCATTTTCAGCCCCTTCTTCTGCTGCTTCCGCAACTACAATGACTACCACGTGGAGCCACCACCCGCCAACAACAAGGCACTCGCTCTGCCCCCGCCGCCAGAGGAGAACGGCAGTCCTCCCAAG TGTGACCAGGTCCAGGTCATCCCCATCCCCAGT CCTCCAGCCAAGTTCCTCCTGCAGGAGGTCAGTATCGCTGACTACGGCAAGAACTGTGTGGTGATCGACCTGGACGAGACCCTCGTGCACAGCTCCTTCAAG CCCATCAGCAATGCAGACTTCATCGTTCCAGTGGAGATTGATGGGACTGTTCATCAG GTGTACGTGCTGAAGAGGCCCCACGTGGACGAGTTCCTCCAGAAGATGGGGGAGCTCTACGAATGCGTTCTCTTCACAGCGAGCTTAGCCAAG TACGCTGACCCTGTGGCAGACCTGCTGGACCAGTGGGGGGTGTTTCGCGCCCGGCTCTTCAGGGAATCCTGTGTTTTCCACAGAGGAAACTACGTCAAAGACCTCAGCCGGCTGGGCCGAGAGCTCAGTAAAGTCATCATCATAGACAACTCACCTGCCTCCTACATCTTCCACCCTGAGAACGCA GTCCCAGTGCAGTCCTGGTTTGACGACATGACGGACACGGAGCTGCTGGACCTGATCCCTCTGTTTGAGGGCCTTAGTACAGAGGAGGACGTTTACAGTCTGTTACAGAGCCTGAGGAACAGGTAG
- the ctdspla gene encoding CTD (carboxy-terminal domain, RNA polymerase II, polypeptide A) small phosphatase-like a isoform X2, which yields MDNTSIITQVANPKEEESISSSQDKVSQSNSSLKKHRSRSIFSPFFCCFRNYNDYHVEPPPANNKALALPPPPEENGSPPKCDQVQVIPIPSPPAKFLLQEVSIADYGKNCVVIDLDETLVHSSFKPISNADFIVPVEIDGTVHQVYVLKRPHVDEFLQKMGELYECVLFTASLAKYADPVADLLDQWGVFRARLFRESCVFHRGNYVKDLSRLGRELSKVIIIDNSPASYIFHPENAVPVQSWFDDMTDTELLDLIPLFEGLSTEEDVYSLLQSLRNR from the exons TCTCCCAGTCCAACAGCAGCCTAAAGAAGCATCGCAGTCGGAGCATTTTCAGCCCCTTCTTCTGCTGCTTCCGCAACTACAATGACTACCACGTGGAGCCACCACCCGCCAACAACAAGGCACTCGCTCTGCCCCCGCCGCCAGAGGAGAACGGCAGTCCTCCCAAG TGTGACCAGGTCCAGGTCATCCCCATCCCCAGT CCTCCAGCCAAGTTCCTCCTGCAGGAGGTCAGTATCGCTGACTACGGCAAGAACTGTGTGGTGATCGACCTGGACGAGACCCTCGTGCACAGCTCCTTCAAG CCCATCAGCAATGCAGACTTCATCGTTCCAGTGGAGATTGATGGGACTGTTCATCAG GTGTACGTGCTGAAGAGGCCCCACGTGGACGAGTTCCTCCAGAAGATGGGGGAGCTCTACGAATGCGTTCTCTTCACAGCGAGCTTAGCCAAG TACGCTGACCCTGTGGCAGACCTGCTGGACCAGTGGGGGGTGTTTCGCGCCCGGCTCTTCAGGGAATCCTGTGTTTTCCACAGAGGAAACTACGTCAAAGACCTCAGCCGGCTGGGCCGAGAGCTCAGTAAAGTCATCATCATAGACAACTCACCTGCCTCCTACATCTTCCACCCTGAGAACGCA GTCCCAGTGCAGTCCTGGTTTGACGACATGACGGACACGGAGCTGCTGGACCTGATCCCTCTGTTTGAGGGCCTTAGTACAGAGGAGGACGTTTACAGTCTGTTACAGAGCCTGAGGAACAGGTAG
- the ctdspla gene encoding CTD (carboxy-terminal domain, RNA polymerase II, polypeptide A) small phosphatase-like a isoform X3 yields the protein MDGPVAAAGGRSPSLVSQSNSSLKKHRSRSIFSPFFCCFRNYNDYHVEPPPANNKALALPPPPEENGSPPKCDQVQVIPIPSPPAKFLLQEVSIADYGKNCVVIDLDETLVHSSFKPISNADFIVPVEIDGTVHQVYVLKRPHVDEFLQKMGELYECVLFTASLAKYADPVADLLDQWGVFRARLFRESCVFHRGNYVKDLSRLGRELSKVIIIDNSPASYIFHPENAVPVQSWFDDMTDTELLDLIPLFEGLSTEEDVYSLLQSLRNR from the exons TCTCCCAGTCCAACAGCAGCCTAAAGAAGCATCGCAGTCGGAGCATTTTCAGCCCCTTCTTCTGCTGCTTCCGCAACTACAATGACTACCACGTGGAGCCACCACCCGCCAACAACAAGGCACTCGCTCTGCCCCCGCCGCCAGAGGAGAACGGCAGTCCTCCCAAG TGTGACCAGGTCCAGGTCATCCCCATCCCCAGT CCTCCAGCCAAGTTCCTCCTGCAGGAGGTCAGTATCGCTGACTACGGCAAGAACTGTGTGGTGATCGACCTGGACGAGACCCTCGTGCACAGCTCCTTCAAG CCCATCAGCAATGCAGACTTCATCGTTCCAGTGGAGATTGATGGGACTGTTCATCAG GTGTACGTGCTGAAGAGGCCCCACGTGGACGAGTTCCTCCAGAAGATGGGGGAGCTCTACGAATGCGTTCTCTTCACAGCGAGCTTAGCCAAG TACGCTGACCCTGTGGCAGACCTGCTGGACCAGTGGGGGGTGTTTCGCGCCCGGCTCTTCAGGGAATCCTGTGTTTTCCACAGAGGAAACTACGTCAAAGACCTCAGCCGGCTGGGCCGAGAGCTCAGTAAAGTCATCATCATAGACAACTCACCTGCCTCCTACATCTTCCACCCTGAGAACGCA GTCCCAGTGCAGTCCTGGTTTGACGACATGACGGACACGGAGCTGCTGGACCTGATCCCTCTGTTTGAGGGCCTTAGTACAGAGGAGGACGTTTACAGTCTGTTACAGAGCCTGAGGAACAGGTAG